The Xyrauchen texanus isolate HMW12.3.18 chromosome 38, RBS_HiC_50CHRs, whole genome shotgun sequence genome window below encodes:
- the LOC127632045 gene encoding tripartite motif-containing protein 16-like protein isoform X1, with translation MAEYIPVAHEQFCCSICLDILKDPVTIPCGHSYCMSCITDCWNQDDVKGVYSCPQCRHTFTTRPVLYKNTMLVEMVEKLKTMKLQTAVPAHCYAGAGDVECDVCTGRKHKAVKSCLECLNSYCQNHLEQHENLFQGKRHNLMDATGRFQEMICRQHNKLLEVFCRTDQKCICMLCTMDDHRNHDTVSASAERTKKQSHLEETQKKSQQRIQESEKKMEEVRRAVESHKRSAQTAVEDSERIFTELMSSIERRRSEMIQLIRDQEKAAVSRAEGLLERLEQEITDLRRRDTELEQLSHTHDHIQFLQSFQSFSTPPGSSVLPNITVSSLLSFDEVIKSVSQLKQQLEDFCTEHIDKISDRVTCIEIITDEPKTRNDLVRYFHQFTVDLNTVNKNLHLSEENRVIKYTDTLQRYPDHPDRFDYYHQVLCRESVCRRCYWEIEWSGGFGVFISVSYKSISRKGRGLECMFGRNDQSWSLSCSPLSYSFSHNNINTDLGVSSRCCRIGVYVDHSAGTLSFYNVSDTLTLIHRVHTTFTQPLYPAFYIKWGSSVKLCDVTN, from the exons ATGGCAGAATATATTCCAGTGGCTCATGAGCAGTTCTGCTGTTCTATCTGTCTGGATATACTGAAGGATCCAGTGACCATTCCCTGTGGACACAGTTACTGTATGAGCTGTATTACAGACTGCTGGAATCAGGATGATGTGAAGGGAGTCTACAGCTGTCCTCAGTGCAGACACACATTCACTACAAGACCTGTGTTATATAAAAATACCATGCTAGTTGAAATGGTGGAGAAACTGAAGACGATGAAACTCCAAACTGCTGTTCCTGCTCACTGTTACGCTGGAGCTGGAGATGTGGAGTGTGACGTCTGTACTGGAAGAAAACACAAAGCTGTCAAGTCCTGTCTGGAGTGTCTGAACTCTTACTGTCAAAATCACCTTGAACAACATGAGAATCTCTTCCAAGGTAAGAGACACAATCTGATGGACGCTACAGGACGATTCCAGGAGATGATCTGCCGTCAACACAATAAGCTTCTGGAGGTTTTCTGTCGTACTGATCAGAAGTGTATCTGCATGTTGTGCACGATGGATGATCACAGAAATCACGACACCGTATCAGCTTCTGCCGAGAGGACTAAGAAGCAG aGTCACTTGGAGGAAACACAGAAAAAATCCCAACAGAGAATCCAGGAGAGCGAGAAAAAGATGGAGGAGGTGAGAAGAGCTGTGGAGTCTCACAAG CGCTCAGCACAGACAGCAGTGGAGGACAGTGAGAGGATCTTTACTGAACTGATGAGCTCCATTGAGAGAAGACGCTCTGAGATGATACAGCTGATCAGAGATCAGGAAAAGGCTGCAGTGAGTCGAGCTGAAGGACTCTTGGAGCGACTGGAGCAGGAGATTACTGATCTGAGGAGGAGAGACACTGAGCTGGAGCAGCTTTCACATACACATGATCACATCCAGTTCCTGCAG AGTTTTCAGTCTTTCTCTACACCTCCTGGATCTTCAGTCTTACCCAACATCACTGTCAGTTCTCTCCTGTCTTTTGATGAGGTGATCAAATCTGTCTCTCAACTGAAACAACAACTGGAGGATTTCTGCACAGAACACATTGACAAGATATCTGACAGAG TAACATGCATTGAAATTATCACTGATGAACCCAAGACCAGGAATGACCTTGTACGAT ATTTCCATCAGTTCACAGTGGATCTAAACACAGTGAATAAAAACCTCCATCTGTCTGAAGAGAACAGAGTGATTAAATACACTGACACACTCCAGCgttatcctgatcatccagatagatttgattattatcaTCAGGTGTtgtgtagagagagtgtgtgtagacgctgttactgggagatcGAGTGGAGTGGTGGTTTTGGTGTGtttatatcagtgtcatataagaGCATCAGCAGGAAGGGACGGGGTCTTGAGTGTATGTTTGGACGTAATGATCAGTCCTGGAGTTTGTCCTGTTCTCCCCTCAGTTACTCATTCTCTCACAATAACATAAACACTGATCTCGGTGTCTCCTCCAGATGTTGTAGAATAGGAGTGTATGTGGATCACAGTGCAggaactctgtccttctacaaCGTCTCTGACACACTGACCCTCATCCACAGAGTCCACACCACATTCACTCAACCTCTATATCCTGCGTTTTATATTAAATGGGGATCATCAGTGAAACTGTGTGATgtaacaaattag
- the LOC127632045 gene encoding E3 ubiquitin/ISG15 ligase TRIM25-like isoform X2, with translation MAEYIPVAHEQFCCSICLDILKDPVTIPCGHSYCMSCITDCWNQDDVKGVYSCPQCRHTFTTRPVLYKNTMLVEMVEKLKTMKLQTAVPAHCYAGAGDVECDVCTGRKHKAVKSCLECLNSYCQNHLEQHENLFQGKRHNLMDATGRFQEMICRQHNKLLEVFCRTDQKCICMLCTMDDHRNHDTVSASAERTKKQSHLEETQKKSQQRIQESEKKMEEVRRAVESHKRSAQTAVEDSERIFTELMSSIERRRSEMIQLIRDQEKAAVSRAEGLLERLEQEITDLRRRDTELEQLSHTHDHIQFLQSFQSFSTPPGSSVLPNITVSSLLSFDEVIKSVSQLKQQLEDFCTEHIDKISDRVTCIEIITDEPKTRNDLVR, from the exons ATGGCAGAATATATTCCAGTGGCTCATGAGCAGTTCTGCTGTTCTATCTGTCTGGATATACTGAAGGATCCAGTGACCATTCCCTGTGGACACAGTTACTGTATGAGCTGTATTACAGACTGCTGGAATCAGGATGATGTGAAGGGAGTCTACAGCTGTCCTCAGTGCAGACACACATTCACTACAAGACCTGTGTTATATAAAAATACCATGCTAGTTGAAATGGTGGAGAAACTGAAGACGATGAAACTCCAAACTGCTGTTCCTGCTCACTGTTACGCTGGAGCTGGAGATGTGGAGTGTGACGTCTGTACTGGAAGAAAACACAAAGCTGTCAAGTCCTGTCTGGAGTGTCTGAACTCTTACTGTCAAAATCACCTTGAACAACATGAGAATCTCTTCCAAGGTAAGAGACACAATCTGATGGACGCTACAGGACGATTCCAGGAGATGATCTGCCGTCAACACAATAAGCTTCTGGAGGTTTTCTGTCGTACTGATCAGAAGTGTATCTGCATGTTGTGCACGATGGATGATCACAGAAATCACGACACCGTATCAGCTTCTGCCGAGAGGACTAAGAAGCAG aGTCACTTGGAGGAAACACAGAAAAAATCCCAACAGAGAATCCAGGAGAGCGAGAAAAAGATGGAGGAGGTGAGAAGAGCTGTGGAGTCTCACAAG CGCTCAGCACAGACAGCAGTGGAGGACAGTGAGAGGATCTTTACTGAACTGATGAGCTCCATTGAGAGAAGACGCTCTGAGATGATACAGCTGATCAGAGATCAGGAAAAGGCTGCAGTGAGTCGAGCTGAAGGACTCTTGGAGCGACTGGAGCAGGAGATTACTGATCTGAGGAGGAGAGACACTGAGCTGGAGCAGCTTTCACATACACATGATCACATCCAGTTCCTGCAG AGTTTTCAGTCTTTCTCTACACCTCCTGGATCTTCAGTCTTACCCAACATCACTGTCAGTTCTCTCCTGTCTTTTGATGAGGTGATCAAATCTGTCTCTCAACTGAAACAACAACTGGAGGATTTCTGCACAGAACACATTGACAAGATATCTGACAGAG TAACATGCATTGAAATTATCACTGATGAACCCAAGACCAGGAATGACCTTGTACGAT AA